Proteins encoded within one genomic window of Granulicella pectinivorans:
- a CDS encoding DoxX family protein, with product MHYLRTALQLIAALGLLNVWLVRSRRSSAYRGGNANSMRKEFIVYRLPGWVMYLVGAMTIGSAACLIVGIWAHVLILPAALLVCDLMLAALVMHLKVKDSRIKFLPAFAMFTLGLGICLLSRQP from the coding sequence ATGCATTATTTACGGACCGCTCTCCAGTTGATTGCTGCCTTGGGCTTGCTGAATGTATGGCTTGTTCGATCGAGAAGAAGCAGCGCCTATCGCGGGGGAAATGCAAACTCGATGCGAAAGGAATTCATTGTTTATCGATTACCCGGATGGGTCATGTACCTTGTGGGTGCCATGACGATCGGCTCCGCAGCATGTTTGATCGTAGGGATCTGGGCGCATGTTCTTATACTTCCTGCGGCGCTGTTGGTTTGTGACCTGATGCTCGCGGCTTTGGTAATGCACTTGAAGGTAAAGGATTCGCGGATAAAGTTCCTTCCAGCATTTGCCATGTTCACCTTGGGTCTTGGTATCTGCTTGCTTTCCCGCCAACCCTGA
- a CDS encoding ice-binding family protein, producing MKKSPAFALSIVFAIIALFFGTPPDALAAGNTIRTVYTTSGPAQDCSASLLNQYSPSATNLCWSGTNSSNYRAFSLQALQAGVETFPLATNTTPTLELYNDTSSTTVSLKLVGNIGSNQPISCQGITGSTGCEISGPSGTFNSQTSPDSTATYPAASSSGSWPAVVTITFFGVPMNSYVGLQWASWTGVDQTGISFGGQVANYASAVSSCGVTPAATTVKGVVYAPNGVDPLPNALVSIPRSAPGALTSGTQCIQASAVPLGGVITSTVSAADGTFTLTGVPSGANIPIVIQVGKWRMQRTIATVAACGNTPLAALSTTLPSNQFAGDIPKIALVTGSEDAIQCVLRKTGVLDSEFTNSNGTGRINLFLGGGNPGSSIDPATPGQEVLVGNPATLGNYDMVMLPSQGALYPQTSADLANIYEWANIGGRLFASHDSVTWLANNPLSGVGFGAAAQWDSWQANASADSASATVNSGFPAGSVLSTWLGSLIVNPSNGPVTLPTAYVDQLGPIAPTQSWLSLNAGLTPTGPAHPSMQFTFNTPVGAAAENQCGRVLYTEYPTVKTNANGSTFPAECSASPMTPEEHLVEYSLFDLSNAITPVVAASASQTFTNSPSSFKQGDSADQVTIAITNTSSAVALGSTLVVNGALPSGVTVNTSSFVSGGWSCSSKSSGSAFTCTRSSSLAASATDLISIPVAVEATYPVGTSASLTDIVSGGGLPSPVAGSDSISITGLYSPSNCGASPCTPANGNSPAANPLGIANAYNLIALNGNISDTADITGRIAASGQVTLATTIGTALRDGDPYVALASGNGGPWAIVAAAGIPTSDSFNINAGGNVYSFTPTSAGFNFANENYSGSIYSGSTLVTDGTSPIDFSSLSAWISSLSSQLSASVANGMVCSVDSTGTIIPDNGCPTNPIYFNSNSQHYNPSWLVLYGTDATTNVFNLTQAQFETSNVNLDIEVPTGSTTVINVTGADVTLHTDLYFQGNTVTNANAGTILYSFPAANSLTINGQLDGTVLAPHAALSGFSQMGGVFLAASIGSTGEAHYIPFTGTLPNSGSTPSTLTVTGPAVTTGEVGAPFNSGPLTVTGGTSPDTFTVVGTLPVGLTLNPSTGAITGTPTTAGTFLVKVTDAAGATGTSSPITINPALAVSGPAVTTGEVGAPLNSGPITVTGGVGPDTFSIVGILPAGLTLNPSTGAITGTATTAGTFSVKVTDAAGATGTSSPITINPAFAVTGPAVTIGEVGSAFNSGPLTITGGVGPDTFSVVGTLPAGLTLNLSTGAITGTATTAGTFSVKVTDAAGATGTSSPITINPAFAVTGPAVTTGEVGVAFNSGPLIVTGGVGPDTFSIVGTPPAGLMLNPSTGAITGTAATAGTFSVKVTDAAGATGTSSPITINTALAVSGPAVTTGEVGAPFSSGPIIVIGGVGPDTFKIVGTVPAGLTLNPATGGITGTATSEGTFSVKVTDAAGAVGTSSPITITPAASLSVTKSADSASIAAGGIAGYKVILSNVGSTTASGLTLSDPLPAGIGNDIQWTIDPTTGNPSSFSITGSTTNQQLVMNGTMSVLAATTITNTGPTIITGDIGLSPGTSITGFLPGVVTGATHDTDAAAATAKLNLIAAYVAAAGKSGGITLGGELAGRTLTAGVYMSASSLLNSGDLILDAQGNPNATFTFQMGSTLTTMSGSHIILANGANACNVFWQVGSSATLGTYSVFKGNIFALTSITVTTGVNLEGTALARNGAVTLDSDVISGCGQSLAAGASLAVHITGTTTGNDLNSSTNTGILNNTATVCAANAPCTQSTAAITLNPALAVTGPGVTTGEVGAAFNSGPLTVSGGTGPDTFSIVGILPAGLTLNPSTGAVTGTPTNAGTFSVKVTDAAGASVTGSSITINPALSVTGPAVTSGQVGAAFNSGATTVSGGTGSYAFSITGTLPAGLTFNPSTGVVIGTPTTAGTFSIKVTDAGGVSGTSSTVTIGVSPTPSLSITKSADSASITAGGVAGYRVIISNVGAMTASGLTLSDLLPAGAGGDIQWAIDSTTGNPSAFNITGSIPNQQLVMNGTMSVLAASTITNTGPTVVTGDIGLSPGTSVTGFPPGVVTGSIHAADLAAATAQTNLTNAYLTAAGKSGGITVAGDLAGQTLTAGVYTSASSLANSGDLILDAQGNPNATFTFQMGSTLTTITGSHIILANGANACNVFWQVGSSATLGTYSVFKGNILALTSVTVTTGVNLEGTALARNGAVTLDSDVISGCGQSLASGASLAVHITGTTTGNDLNPSTNTGVLTNTAKICATNAACVQSTAAISINSTTVMSITCPAVTSGQLGAAFNSGALSVSGGTAPYTFAIVGTLPAGLTLDTSTGAITGIPTVAGSFSIKVTDSRGATASTCTFNIGAGYSLTVNPSSVTVVAGQTAITTFTFSPYGGYTGTVSFACAGLPLGATCTFSPSSLTANGSNTVQTSMLSITTTANGIATIARNEVSSSPTLASILVLPGLLLGGLLGWRRRSLKRGLKGMLLITLLSVTFLGGVIGCGTNIMYSTPAGTKQVTVTAQTSATTTAPNGSTGNQTATFTLIVTR from the coding sequence ATGAAGAAGTCGCCCGCGTTTGCCCTCTCAATTGTGTTTGCCATCATTGCGCTGTTTTTCGGCACTCCTCCTGATGCGCTCGCCGCGGGCAACACCATTCGTACCGTCTACACCACGAGCGGTCCGGCGCAGGACTGTTCGGCAAGTCTGCTGAATCAGTACTCTCCCAGTGCGACCAATCTCTGCTGGAGCGGCACAAACAGCAGCAACTACAGGGCTTTCAGCCTGCAAGCCCTGCAAGCTGGAGTCGAGACATTCCCGCTCGCCACCAACACCACGCCAACTCTGGAGCTGTATAACGACACATCCAGCACTACGGTCAGCCTGAAGCTCGTCGGCAATATCGGTTCCAACCAGCCGATCAGCTGTCAGGGCATAACCGGCAGCACAGGTTGCGAAATCTCTGGTCCGAGTGGCACGTTTAACTCGCAAACGAGCCCTGATTCGACCGCGACCTACCCCGCTGCAAGTTCGAGCGGTTCCTGGCCTGCTGTCGTGACCATCACCTTCTTCGGCGTTCCGATGAATTCCTACGTAGGTCTGCAATGGGCCTCGTGGACGGGCGTGGATCAGACGGGCATCTCCTTCGGGGGACAGGTGGCAAACTACGCGAGCGCAGTCTCTTCCTGCGGGGTTACCCCGGCCGCAACCACCGTGAAAGGAGTGGTGTACGCGCCCAACGGTGTCGATCCTCTTCCCAACGCGCTTGTTTCCATCCCCAGGTCTGCGCCTGGAGCTCTTACGTCTGGTACGCAATGCATCCAGGCGTCCGCGGTTCCCTTAGGCGGTGTCATCACCTCGACCGTTTCGGCGGCAGATGGCACGTTCACTCTCACTGGCGTCCCCTCGGGCGCGAACATCCCAATCGTCATCCAGGTTGGAAAGTGGCGCATGCAGCGAACGATCGCCACGGTCGCCGCGTGCGGCAATACCCCACTCGCCGCACTTTCCACCACTCTGCCGAGCAATCAGTTCGCGGGCGATATTCCGAAGATTGCCCTCGTGACGGGATCGGAAGATGCCATCCAGTGCGTCCTCCGCAAAACTGGTGTCCTCGACTCTGAATTCACTAACAGCAACGGTACCGGCCGGATCAATCTATTCCTGGGCGGCGGAAATCCTGGTTCCAGCATCGATCCCGCGACTCCCGGACAGGAAGTTCTCGTGGGGAACCCGGCTACGCTCGGCAACTACGACATGGTGATGCTCCCATCGCAGGGAGCCCTCTACCCTCAGACCAGCGCCGACCTGGCCAACATCTACGAGTGGGCAAACATCGGTGGCAGGCTGTTCGCGTCGCACGATAGTGTGACGTGGCTTGCGAATAATCCACTCTCAGGAGTGGGCTTCGGTGCCGCGGCCCAGTGGGATTCCTGGCAAGCCAACGCCTCCGCCGACTCCGCATCGGCCACGGTTAACAGCGGCTTCCCGGCTGGCTCCGTTCTGTCCACCTGGCTAGGCTCCTTGATCGTCAACCCCTCGAATGGTCCTGTTACCTTGCCAACCGCCTATGTAGATCAGCTTGGCCCAATCGCTCCCACCCAATCGTGGCTCAGCCTGAACGCAGGCCTCACGCCCACCGGTCCAGCACATCCCTCGATGCAGTTCACCTTCAATACGCCCGTGGGTGCTGCGGCTGAAAACCAGTGTGGGCGCGTCTTGTACACCGAATATCCCACGGTGAAGACCAATGCAAACGGAAGCACATTTCCAGCCGAATGCAGCGCTTCGCCGATGACGCCAGAAGAGCATCTGGTAGAGTACTCACTCTTCGACCTCTCCAACGCCATCACTCCTGTCGTGGCCGCGTCCGCGTCGCAGACGTTTACAAACAGCCCCTCTTCCTTCAAGCAGGGTGATAGCGCAGATCAGGTCACCATCGCGATCACGAACACCAGTTCGGCGGTCGCGCTCGGATCGACCTTGGTCGTCAACGGTGCGCTTCCTTCCGGCGTGACGGTGAACACCTCTTCCTTCGTCTCAGGAGGCTGGAGCTGTAGCTCGAAATCCAGCGGCAGCGCCTTCACCTGCACGCGCTCGAGTTCTCTTGCCGCAAGCGCTACCGATCTGATCTCGATCCCCGTCGCCGTAGAAGCGACCTATCCCGTCGGCACAAGCGCTTCCCTCACGGACATCGTCTCAGGCGGCGGACTTCCTTCGCCCGTTGCGGGCAGCGACTCGATCAGCATCACCGGACTGTATTCCCCGTCGAACTGCGGTGCCTCGCCCTGTACCCCCGCAAACGGAAATTCTCCGGCAGCCAACCCGCTCGGCATCGCGAATGCCTATAACCTGATCGCCCTGAACGGCAACATCAGTGACACCGCCGACATTACCGGAAGAATCGCTGCATCCGGTCAGGTCACGCTTGCCACCACCATCGGGACGGCGCTGCGTGATGGCGATCCATATGTGGCCTTGGCTTCGGGGAATGGCGGCCCATGGGCTATCGTCGCCGCTGCCGGCATCCCGACCAGCGATTCGTTCAACATCAACGCCGGCGGCAACGTCTATTCCTTCACCCCCACTTCGGCCGGTTTCAACTTCGCCAACGAGAACTACTCCGGAAGCATCTACTCCGGATCTACTCTCGTCACGGACGGTACCTCTCCCATCGACTTCTCCTCCCTCTCTGCCTGGATCAGCAGCCTGAGCAGCCAGCTCTCGGCTTCGGTTGCGAACGGAATGGTTTGCTCCGTCGATTCCACCGGGACGATCATTCCGGACAACGGTTGCCCAACCAACCCGATCTACTTCAACTCCAACTCGCAGCACTATAACCCCTCGTGGCTCGTGCTCTACGGTACCGACGCCACCACTAATGTCTTCAACCTGACGCAGGCCCAGTTCGAGACCAGCAACGTGAACCTTGACATCGAGGTCCCGACCGGCTCCACCACGGTCATTAACGTCACCGGTGCCGACGTCACGCTGCACACGGACCTGTACTTCCAGGGCAATACCGTCACCAATGCAAACGCAGGCACGATCCTGTACAGCTTCCCGGCTGCGAATTCATTGACGATCAATGGACAGCTCGACGGGACAGTCCTTGCACCGCATGCGGCCCTCAGCGGCTTCAGCCAAATGGGCGGCGTGTTCCTCGCAGCCAGCATCGGCTCGACCGGTGAAGCACATTACATTCCCTTCACTGGCACGCTCCCGAACAGCGGCAGCACTCCTTCTACTCTGACCGTCACCGGTCCTGCTGTCACCACTGGTGAAGTGGGTGCCCCCTTCAACTCTGGTCCGTTGACTGTCACCGGGGGCACCAGCCCTGACACCTTCACGGTCGTCGGCACCCTTCCGGTTGGCCTGACGCTCAACCCCTCGACGGGCGCGATCACCGGAACCCCCACCACCGCCGGTACGTTCTTGGTGAAGGTCACCGATGCTGCCGGTGCCACCGGCACCAGCAGCCCGATCACCATCAACCCGGCCTTGGCTGTCAGCGGCCCAGCCGTCACGACTGGTGAAGTGGGTGCGCCCCTTAACTCCGGACCGATCACCGTCACCGGCGGAGTCGGTCCCGACACGTTCTCCATCGTCGGAATCCTTCCGGCTGGCCTGACGCTCAATCCGTCCACCGGCGCGATCACCGGTACGGCCACCACCGCTGGCACGTTCTCGGTAAAGGTCACCGACGCCGCAGGTGCCACCGGCACCAGTAGCCCGATCACCATCAACCCGGCATTTGCCGTCACTGGTCCTGCTGTCACTATTGGTGAAGTCGGTTCGGCCTTTAACTCTGGTCCGTTGACCATCACCGGCGGAGTCGGTCCTGATACGTTCTCGGTCGTCGGTACGCTTCCCGCCGGCCTGACGCTCAACCTGTCTACAGGTGCGATCACCGGCACGGCCACCACCGCTGGCACGTTCTCGGTAAAGGTCACCGACGCCGCAGGTGCCACCGGCACCAGTAGCCCGATCACCATCAACCCGGCGTTTGCCGTCACTGGTCCTGCTGTCACTACTGGTGAAGTCGGTGTGGCCTTCAACTCTGGTCCGCTCATCGTCACTGGTGGAGTCGGTCCTGACACGTTCTCCATCGTCGGAACGCCTCCCGCCGGCCTGATGCTCAACCCGTCCACCGGCGCGATCACCGGCACGGCCGCCACCGCAGGCACGTTCTCGGTGAAGGTGACCGATGCTGCTGGTGCCACGGGTACCAGCAGCCCGATCACCATCAACACGGCCCTGGCTGTCAGTGGCCCAGCCGTTACGACTGGTGAAGTGGGTGCGCCCTTTAGCTCCGGACCGATCATCGTCATCGGCGGCGTTGGCCCTGACACGTTCAAGATCGTCGGCACCGTTCCCGCCGGCCTGACGCTGAACCCCGCAACCGGAGGGATCACCGGCACCGCTACCAGCGAAGGCACGTTCTCAGTGAAGGTCACCGACGCCGCAGGCGCCGTCGGCACCAGCAGCCCCATCACCATCACTCCGGCAGCGTCGCTCTCGGTTACGAAGTCAGCAGATAGTGCCAGCATCGCAGCCGGCGGCATTGCCGGATACAAGGTGATTCTCAGCAACGTCGGCTCGACAACGGCTTCCGGCCTGACACTCAGTGACCCCCTGCCCGCAGGCATTGGAAACGATATTCAGTGGACGATCGACCCCACCACCGGCAATCCCTCTTCCTTCTCCATCACCGGTTCCACGACGAATCAGCAGCTCGTCATGAACGGAACGATGTCGGTGCTAGCTGCTACCACGATCACGAATACCGGTCCGACCATCATTACCGGGGATATTGGTCTAAGTCCCGGTACGTCGATTACGGGCTTCCTCCCGGGCGTTGTGACAGGAGCGACCCATGATACGGACGCGGCCGCGGCCACTGCCAAGCTCAACCTGATTGCTGCATACGTTGCCGCAGCCGGTAAATCAGGCGGAATCACGTTAGGTGGAGAACTCGCGGGACGGACCCTGACCGCTGGGGTCTACATGTCAGCCTCTTCGCTCTTGAACTCGGGTGATCTTATCCTGGATGCTCAAGGCAATCCCAACGCGACGTTCACCTTCCAGATGGGGTCGACGCTGACCACCATGAGCGGAAGTCACATCATTCTTGCGAATGGGGCTAACGCTTGCAATGTGTTCTGGCAGGTGGGTAGTTCGGCGACCCTGGGAACTTACTCCGTGTTCAAGGGAAATATCTTTGCCCTGACGTCCATCACGGTCACCACCGGCGTGAACCTCGAAGGCACGGCTTTGGCCCGGAATGGCGCGGTCACTCTGGACTCCGATGTTATCAGCGGTTGCGGGCAGAGCCTGGCAGCGGGGGCGTCACTCGCAGTTCATATCACCGGAACCACGACCGGCAACGATCTAAACTCCTCGACGAACACAGGCATCCTAAACAATACGGCAACAGTCTGCGCTGCGAACGCTCCCTGCACTCAGTCAACAGCAGCCATCACCCTCAACCCGGCTCTCGCCGTCACCGGTCCTGGTGTTACTACCGGTGAAGTTGGTGCAGCCTTCAACTCGGGCCCTTTGACCGTCTCGGGCGGAACTGGCCCTGATACATTCTCGATCGTCGGGATACTTCCCGCCGGCCTCACCCTCAACCCGTCTACCGGAGCCGTCACCGGCACCCCCACCAACGCAGGTACCTTCTCGGTGAAGGTCACCGACGCTGCTGGTGCCTCCGTTACCGGTAGCTCGATCACCATCAACCCAGCCCTATCTGTCACTGGTCCTGCGGTCACGAGCGGTCAAGTCGGTGCGGCTTTCAACTCCGGTGCGACCACCGTCTCGGGCGGAACGGGCTCCTATGCCTTCTCCATCACCGGTACACTTCCAGCCGGCCTCACCTTCAACCCTTCCACCGGTGTTGTCATCGGTACTCCCACCACAGCAGGTACGTTCTCGATCAAGGTCACGGACGCTGGTGGTGTCAGCGGAACCAGCAGCACCGTCACCATCGGCGTCAGCCCGACGCCCTCGCTCTCCATCACAAAATCCGCCGACAGTGCCAGCATCACAGCCGGAGGCGTTGCCGGATACAGAGTGATCATCAGCAACGTTGGCGCCATGACCGCATCCGGCCTGACGCTCAGTGACCTGCTCCCTGCAGGCGCTGGGGGAGATATCCAGTGGGCGATCGACTCCACGACCGGCAATCCCTCTGCATTCAACATCACAGGTTCTATCCCCAATCAGCAGCTCGTCATGAATGGAACGATGTCTGTTCTGGCTGCGTCCACGATCACGAACACTGGCCCGACCGTCGTTACCGGGGATATTGGTTTGAGTCCCGGTACGTCGGTCACAGGCTTTCCCCCGGGCGTCGTAACAGGCTCTATCCACGCTGCCGATCTCGCCGCAGCAACCGCCCAGACCAACCTGACGAACGCATACCTTACCGCAGCAGGTAAATCAGGCGGGATCACGGTAGCCGGAGATCTCGCGGGGCAGACCCTGACCGCTGGTGTCTACACGTCAGCGTCCTCGCTTGCGAACTCGGGTGATTTGATCCTGGACGCTCAAGGTAATCCAAACGCGACCTTCACCTTCCAGATGGGATCGACGCTCACCACCATAACCGGAAGTCACATCATTCTCGCCAACGGGGCAAACGCCTGCAATGTGTTCTGGCAGGTGGGTAGCTCAGCGACCCTAGGGACCTACTCCGTATTCAAGGGCAATATCCTTGCCTTGACCTCCGTCACCGTCACGACGGGCGTCAACCTCGAAGGTACAGCTTTGGCCAGGAATGGCGCGGTCACGCTGGACTCCGATGTCATCAGCGGTTGCGGGCAGAGCCTGGCATCCGGTGCGTCGCTCGCCGTTCATATCACCGGAACAACCACCGGCAACGATCTCAACCCCTCGACAAATACGGGCGTGCTGACCAACACGGCAAAGATCTGCGCGACGAACGCTGCCTGCGTCCAGTCAACGGCAGCGATCTCCATCAACAGCACGACGGTTATGTCTATCACCTGCCCCGCAGTCACCAGCGGTCAACTCGGCGCGGCCTTCAACTCCGGTGCGCTGAGCGTCTCCGGTGGAACCGCCCCCTATACGTTCGCCATAGTCGGTACACTTCCAGCTGGCCTCACCCTTGACACCTCCACGGGCGCCATCACCGGCATCCCCACCGTAGCAGGATCCTTCTCGATCAAGGTGACGGACAGCAGGGGAGCTACCGCAAGCACCTGCACGTTCAACATTGGTGCTGGGTACAGCCTCACGGTCAACCCATCCTCCGTCACGGTCGTGGCGGGGCAGACAGCGATCACAACCTTCACCTTCAGCCCGTACGGCGGATACACAGGCACTGTCAGCTTCGCCTGTGCTGGCCTGCCACTCGGCGCTACTTGCACCTTTTCGCCATCCAGCCTCACCGCCAATGGTTCAAACACAGTGCAAACCTCAATGTTGAGCATCACGACAACCGCCAACGGCATTGCGACGATCGCGCGGAACGAGGTCTCTTCGTCGCCCACCCTTGCATCCATCCTCGTCCTTCCCGGCTTGCTGCTTGGAGGTCTCCTGGGATGGCGTCGACGGTCTCTGAAGCGTGGATTGAAAGGCATGCTTCTCATCACACTTCTTTCGGTCACCTTTCTTGGAGGAGTGATAGGCTGCGGGACCAACATCATGTACAGCACACCCGCCGGGACGAAGCAGGTCACCGTGACCGCGCAGACGTCCGCCACCACCACAGCCCCCAACGGATCGACCGGCAATCAAACCGCAACCTTCACCCTGATCGTCACGCGCTAG